GTGTTCTTTGCCACGGGTTCAACAACGGCTCCTGCTCCTCCTGCTCGGCCGCGTGTTTTGTTTGCGTCAGAGGGAAACGCCTTGTGATGAGTTCCACCATTCTTTGTTTTGATGGCAAGTGAGAGtgatcaactttttttttttttttcttttaatattttgatagttaCTTGGGATTTGAATCTTGAAATCTCACTTAAATTACAAGATTTTTGACACTCAATCGGCTCTCTTTTGCATTCTTTAATTTAAGTTAAATTACAAGATTTTTGACATTCAATGGGCTCGTTTACCTTCTTTAATTTAGGctatttagttatttttcttgcatGTTTACAAAGTTTGACTATGTTTATGtatggcaaaaattatttttgttaactatttaacttatttttactactatttatggactcttactttttggtattttcatggattttactgtactatttcaactaacttttacctttatttatttacaatactttcaacaacaaaaaatttcaatttcagtaaaaatttcagtttcacaTATTCGTTATTGCACGTGTTTTTTTGAAATCGTGTTTTAAAATACAcgatttcacaattttatttaaaatcaatttaaaacaTGATTTGAAAGGAATGTGTGCATTGTGTGCgccacaattttatttaaaatcaatttaaaacaTGATTTGAAAGGAATGTGTGCATTGTGTGCGCCATTATAAGTCTCCATAATTGCATGTATCAATCTAGCTAGAAGATTTTTACCTACaaagatagaaaaataataatgagcACTCAAAAAGCTTTTTGAGTgctcattattatttttctatctttACAAGCTTATCaccattttttataattattttataaatttattcttcttctcctttcctcctttctattttttcttctttttttaaaaatattttctgttaCGGTGTTAAAAGTGGGTGTGTAagattgcattaaaaaaaaaaagtgtgctGGTTGCTGTGGGTCTTCAGTACTACATTTGTTGATTAATAAGATTGCCTTATTCTtccaacaaataaaatttattacttaaaaaaaaaacttgattagatatttgtttttccttctatttaacatacagttttttttttgtggacaaATTACATTGGATCTATTATTCTTTAAGGTGGTTTCAAATCAAACACTATAgtttctaagtttttaaatgcaatcataaaatttaagaaagttACAAATTAAacgatataattttttaatttaaaaaaagatcCTTAAATtgcaaaatcatatataatttgaacccGCAAAGCATAGGGTTTAAATTGATATGATTTTAAAACTTTGTAAGGGTTAATTGATAAATGTCTACAGTCTACTACatgatttaatttgaaactttagggtaggaaattatatttattcttcTTGTTTTTGCTAGTTGCATGGTGATTGATATGTCcaatttgattttggtttggattcAGTATATTTAGTACATTGGACTTGTTGGAATGATGATACATGGCCAAAAGTAGACACAAATCATCATATCGTATGGATTCAGTATAACTAGTTATATTGGACGGAAGCTTTGTTTCTCCAACTTCCATATCAATAATATCAAAAGAGAAAATGgacaattttgaaataaatgttaaaagatTAATAAAAACCAAATGTGGTATTACTCTATATTTATCCATTATTGGCCcatttctttccaaaaaaaaaaaaaggcccatcCAAGATTGCCTTAACCTTTAAAGGGATATCcatattgataatttaatattCCTGTATTTTGAGACGAAACGTGCCGAAAGGAGTATTGTTGATTTCATAGACGGAACCCAAATATATATAGACACTATTAGCACGCAAACACCGAACCCACACGACTGTTAAGTGTTAACAGCTTGACACTAATACTAAAACAGAATGGTGTTAATAAATGTAAATCAACCCAAATCAAATGAACTTGTGATTCTTAACGTGGGTACATTGAAAACCCAATGTATACGAAAACTCATGCCACGTGGCAACAATTTGCGAGAAGATTGCTAGAAAAACTGATTACCAAAACTGGGTCAACTAATTGCCAAGATgtcataattttaatttgattttctattttaattctTAGTTTTCTGAAAATGTCAAAATACTAATTCTTAGTTTTTGCTTCTTACACAGGGTTCAAATATTTTAAGCAAGTTAAAGATTTCAGCCCTTGTAACCCGCCACCATCCACATACCTCACATggccctaattttttttttttttgattaaaagATTGAAGATGGCCCTAATTATGTGGTGCATAAGAGATTAAAACATACTTTCAATATTATGGCATTGTCTAGGGTTTTTGATCAATATCTTGAAATTTCAATCCCATCTTCTACTAATCTActtaaaaaactatcaaaaaaatatttactactaattttattacaaaatttttaacaggAAATGTAATTAGTGTTGAATTAATAatgtaagaaataaaattttgattagtttttatgtttaaaaattgacattGACATTGGTTTTCGAatcttttatctaaaaaaaaatgacactaaTAAGACTTTTTATATGATAAAACTGgtagtatttctaacattatTCTACCGGATTTATGCAAATAACATTTCTCTCACATCTCAACTGGCTTTGGCATCTTCCTAAGATTTAGGTAAAATTTATAGATAATAGATAATAATAGTTACAGTACTTGGATTAAAATTATCTGAAGATTTCATggaattctaaatttttttaccattatccATGTTGAAATTAATAGATTGGATTTTACCATATCACCAACCTTTAAATAAACTTTAACTATCATTCCAAAATAAATGCatggaaagaatttttttttttttttttacacaagatagaatttctactctaacttaatttaagtatataagTGTGTGGATCTCTCTcctagagacttaaaccccaGCCCTTATCTCCCACACTTCACAtacacttatacttatagagtgaccatTGCATCAAAGATGTGCAGTGGTTTAAAGTTAATTAGAAACTCTAGAACTTAATGGTTATATAGTTAATCATTCCACTTTCCTCTTTAGGACAAAAGCAGTTACTTTTACAGTTACAGTTTAATGGTTACAGTTTTACGCGTAGCTACTCTTTCTTCTCTTGCTCATGCAGAGAAACCCTTCTTCTTCTATGAGAGAGATAACTATTCATGCACGTAATCCCTTGTTTAAAAAGCCCTCCATGTATAAACGGAATATGCTTGAGAGTTTTTGAAGAAATCTGTCTGTCTATCTTCATTGTCCGTGTATCAAATTGTTGCCTTGTGTTTGTGAAATTCAGAATCTCCCTTGCTTTTCCCATACTccaactttattaataataacttacgtGAAGAAACATTTCCTTATTATGTTACCACAACAAAGATGATCTTCTCAATcacttttgtttatataaattttagagtTTGAGAAGATTATAAACCATCTTTCCCTGCAACATTTCTGGGTTTGATTAATGcacatcatcaaaaaatattagaGAAACCATGTTATCCATTACAAATATCTTGAGGTGTCAAAGAccaataacaaaacaaatctcAGTTCGAATTTTGATACGTAATTGGCACAAAGAAGCAATTCCAGTGGTATGGGAAAAGCCTGAAAAAGGGTGGACTAAGTTGAACTTTGATGGGTCTTCCAAAGGTAAAGCAAACAAGGCCAGCATTGGAGGGGTGTTTAGAAACCACAAGGCTGAATTCATACTTGGCTATGCAGAATCCATAGGAAGGGCTAATAGCACCATTGCTGAATTGGCTGCACTTCGACGAGGCCTTGAATTGGTGCTCGAAAACGGTTGGAACGACGTGTGGCTTGAAGGAGATGCCAAGACATTGATTGATATTATTGCAAAAAGGAGACAGGTTAAATCCACAGAAGTGCAAAGGCATGTTAGTGACATAAATTTGATTATATTGGAGCTCGACAATTGCCTTGTGACTCATGTATATAGAGAGGGTAATAGAGCTGCTGATAAATTTGCTCAGATTGGCCATCATATGAAGAAGCCTGGAATTTGGAGGAATGCACCTCCTGATGAACTTTTAGCCATTATGAAAGAAGATGCTGAGGGAAAGACTGTACTTCGATTAAGATAAGCAAATTAATTATAGGACTACCtagttttgtttatttgttagtTTGTACATTTATTGCTAGGAAGATATATATAGTAATTCTTCATTTTTCATGTGTAAGATGCTTAACATTTCTAAGCATCTTTCATCATGGTCAATTACTTGTATATATATGCAGTTCATTGGATACCCAAAATGtatttagttgtaattttttttttattgaaatgtaATTGTACAAAGTAGTGTTTATGCACTACAAAATTGATCTAGGCCCTTTCTTATAATGTCagatttctcatatatatatatatatatatatatatatatatatatatatatatatatatatatatatatatatatatagtttgtcaaaacaaaaaaagttataaaaggGGACCCCTTTTGACTTTTTACAACAATACAATTTAATCATTTCTGTTCAtaacaaaataacaatttaaTCATTTCCGTAGTACTATGGGCGTGCCATACCATCAAAAATGAGTTTAGAATGTCCCTTTCATCTCATTTTGCTTTCTGAGTTTTCTtcaaatttacttaaaataacTCATTTCAGCTCAccaaatttacttaaaataacTCATGTGATGATAATTCTTATTGACACGCCTTATATGTAAATggaaaatgatttcattttcaTGGATCTTCTAcatgactttattttttttggagaaaaaaatatgTTGTGCACAAAGTTTTGGTCCTCCTTTCCTGTCACAACTTCAAAAAAGCGGTACCCTTTTCATAATGCCATATGTAGCTCCAAGATGAAGTTGTTTCCCTATAGGATTTCATGCATAGTCACGACACATTAGTCGGTGTCAGTTTTCTACCACAATATGTAATACTACCACTGCCACTTCATTTTATATGATAGAACTCTTACAAACACAAAGCAATTATCATAGAAAAAACgccataaatttttaaaagaaagagacGCTGCAGTTGTGGGTCAACTATTGCAATGAGAAACACAAAATCGAGTACTTTTTTCGTCTTTTCCAGACATCTGAAAGCCCTAAACTAGATGacatgtatatatacatacttAAAAATTATGCATACAGGACAGAGATCCACCAACCACTTAAAGGTCCCTTTCCAAACATGTGCTATGAAAATGTCAAGCTTATGAAAACGTCAATAGGATACTTAAATAACCTTACCAACCATATGGGAATGAATGAAAAACGAACAGATGGGACTATTATTTTGGTATACCTGTCAAGAATGAGACAGTTGGGGTGCTTGAGAAGAAACTAATATAGTACAAGATATAAGATTCCAGTACAATTTACTAGTACAAATCTGAAATCTCATATTGATAAAGCATTTTTACATTTGGTCTAGCAGCCTGGTATAGAGTTGCTCTAGCTCTGAATCTGGCAAGTAAAAAATTGTAGTACAAATCGTGTACTACACTATAGAGGCttctttgcatatatatatacatacaaatTTTAATGCACCAAGATGCTTAATTTGATGTGATTCAGTTTTGAGTAAGCATTGGAGACTCCCAGATTGAAGAAACATCATTGAGTGCAGCGTTGATGAAAGTGTGTGTCTGTTTCCTATCTTCTATAGGGAGAATCATGGGCCAGTATTGTGGGACAATTTCATTAGCGCTGCACTCAATCATGTTTTTTTGCTATATGGGGACAATGCTACAGAGAAACCTAAACATCACaggttctttcttcttcacttgttttattttttttaaggctcCCTTTTTCGTTTGGAAAGAGCAAATCTTGAAATTGTTCAGAATAATGAAATTGGCTTCCTTTTAacattcattttatatatacatatatatcgAATTTCTGATAAATTCTTCGCATGTTTCGTGAATAGTCAGGACATTAAAGAACATCTAAAGAGTCATTTAGAGAATTGGCCTGACTTTATCTCTACCGTTCCGTTTGAAGAAATGAAGGATTCCAAAGATTCGATATCTTTTTAGTTGTTGAATCTTTCTTGGATTGATCCATATGAGATATTCCGAATTCCCATTAttaatggaatgaaaatgatctctaaattgattttctatatatatgcaAGTTGCAACCAAGTTTTGACCCAAGGAGAGGgaaaatgtgaaatttttttcttataacgTTTTCAATATACCATTTTGCAGGAAATAGATACCAACAAGCAAGTCCTCTCAAAATATAGCTTACAAGCATGAACagctttttcatcttttttttttccttttttctttttaacaagCGAACACCTAGAGCCTTAATGCAACTGCACATTATCTACAATTCagagaaaaattaatttctctctttattttccaGAAATGATGGATTGGTCATGAACTAAGAAGACTACtgttttcaacccaaaaaaaaaaaagaccgcTGTTGCAAATTGTCCTCGTATGATGATCAGCCAGATTCAAACAATGCAGTATTAATTTATAGTGAAGCATTGGGACCAGAAATAAATTAGCCCTCTATAATATAGAGTTCAATTGAGCTTCTCGAGATATGCTTAAACATagcacactttttttttgggttattgcATTCTTTACTGTCACATAGTTTTGTATATCAATTATCAAACAGTAAGTTCATTCAATTCTGTGTATCCACATCATGGTCATCAATGACGATTGACAAAGTGTACCAAGAAATATATTCCATTTATTAATCTGAGTCATATTATAAGAACACGGTTcgttttactattatttttgctATTTGGAAATCCATTTTTGGCTACTGCAATGCCTCAAAGGCACCTTTAATTTATGTCAATAGCCATGAACAAGGATGAAGCAGCAGCATTCAATTTAGATTTACACGAACTTTGAACCCAATGACTCAAATGAATCTATGCAAATTCTAAACACGAACTTCGCAATGTTGATTTTTCTGTATGGTCAGACTCCTTGTTTTCTGGAACAAGCTTTTGTCCATGATGTTATTGTTAGCTTGAGATCTTAATGAAGTTTGGCagttttcccataaaaaaaaaaaaaaaaattctaacccGTCTGTGTATCATATCtgttttatataaaagaaaatgaaatcccACACCTATGACCTAACCATCTCAGAATGACACACGATGAATTGCAGCCAAGCCCTTTACTATATTTAGCAGGCCCCATGTTAACAAAGTGAGAAATTCCTTTTCGTTTTCTTTAGGTTAGTAAGTGAGAAATTCATTTCATTAGCAAAGTTTATGAAAATGGTTCATGTCACATCCCCTTGATGAGAATTAATTCAGCTACACGAATTAGAAAAGGACGTCATAGATTTCAAATCCTATCGaatctaccaaaaaaatcagCTATACACTGCCAAACAAGCCTCTACACCAACAAAATCTGCTGTACCGTGCACCAAAATGGAGTCTGATTGTTTGACAAAAAACTTTGTAATCATACGATACAACTCCAAATATGGACAGAAACTTTCAGATCAAACTTTACATATATGACACAAAAATAATGCAGATGGCAATCTTTCAATGAATTGCACACACTTTATAGTGCCTATTCTATAAGATATAGATTGATAAATTTAACCCAATAGAGTAGGTAACCAGTTAACCCCAgatcaaccaaaaaataaaaaagactcaTTCCTCACTGGTTACTGCATTTCCTACTCATTGCATTACCTATAATTGGTCCCAAAGCTTATAACATTGTCAAGAACATTAATTAAAGCATATTAATATGCTATATTGCTTTGCTTTCACTCCCCCACATCAAATTAGACCATATCAAATATGAAACAATaataccaaaacaaacaaaaattctccaatttcttcaATTTACCAACAAAATTTGCTTCCAGAatcactccaaaaaaaaaaataataataagcacaaaaaccaaaaatttataatcTGCTTTGAGATTGACAGTCTGCTATAAAAGATAAAATCTGCTACTAACGAAAACAAAATCTGAAAGAGTCGTGATTCGTGGCAATTACACTGATCCTGATCCCCACTTGTGatcaaaaaattgaagaaatcgAGACCAAATTGGACTCTTTATTTCCCGTTAATTACGGAATATGCCATCTCTCTAGACTCTAGACTCCAATCTCTCACAATAAATACTCACCGAAGAGATaacagaaaatatatatatatatattaaataaattacgaacgccctttttctttttctctgacCCCAAAAATCTCAGCCACTTCTCGTTTTTTCTCACTCCCCAGCAAAATTTTCTcgagaaaatttcaattttccgagaaaattataaaaaaatttgcaatggAGGAAGAGGAGGCTCTGGCGGACCATCTGCGGTGTAGCCGTACGGACGGTCGGCAATGGCGGTGCAAGAGGAGAGTGATGGAGAACATGAAGCTCTGCGAGATTCACTATCTCCAAGGCCGTCACAGGCAGTACAAGGAGAAAGTACCGGAGTCTCTGAAGCTccagaggaagaagaagagcaagAAATCGCAGGGCGGTAAAGAGACGACGGCTTCTTCGGAGTTTGGGATTAGGGTAGAGAGAGTGAAGATGAAGCGGAAGGTGAAGAAACCGTCGAGGGTTTCGGGCTCGGAGGCGGCGTTGCTGGACGAGACATTGCGGAAGATGAGGTCGAAGAAGAAAGGGAATTTGCAGCTGGAGCTGATCAGAATGGTGCTCAAGAGAGActtggagaagaagaagaagaacaacaagaagaagaagaacaagaaaagcGAATTTTCTTcggtgaagatgaagaagaatatGAAGACGAAGCAGAATGAGATTGAATTGGAGGACAAcagcgaagaagaagaagaagagttgacGAGACAATTGCCGAACGGAGTTATGGCGATATCGCCGGTGCCGTCGCCTTCGCCGCGGAATTTCAACAATGTAGATGGAAATTGCGATGTGAAAGTAGGAGTGGAGAACGGAGTGGTCAGGCGGCGGTGTTTCCGGTCCAAGAACATCGAGCCTTTGCCGTTCGGCACAATGCAGGTACTAATtgtggtttttacttttttttttctttgtttgtgtttatttgctttttgattggttttgttgaatgtaGCTCATGCCTTGTGGTCGGAATGTGGCGGAATCAAGGAGGGGAAAGAGGAAGAGGAGGTGCCATTGGTGTCGAAGAAGCGGCTCGTTGAGTCTTGTCTCGTGTTCCAGTTGTCAGAAAGAGTTCTTCTGTGCGGATTGCATCAAAGAACGGTTTGTTTGATTCGCTCACTcggcttttgttttttgatttaattgaaaatgattATCAATGTTCTGTTTTGTGTTGAGTTTAGCTAAATTGTGTGTAGTATAATGTGGGTTGTTGCTACAAATGTTCAATTTATTGGTGCAGTGTTGAGACTAAGAAAAGAATGGAGAAGAATGGTTATATTATATAGTGCAAGTGCGAGATcatgaaagaaaagaatgaaacgAGTTTTGAATGATAAAAATCAGTGCAGGATGTATTTAAATCCTTATGTCAATCAAAGGCATAAAGAATTTATGTCTAGCCACTTTAGTTAACTATTTACCTATTTCCTTATCCAATTTTGTATATCACACTTTTGAAAACAATGACATAAACCACAATAGGTAGGATAATTAGTTAGGGATCAAGCCATATGAAGTAAAGGTTACTAGTTAGCAATTCCCCGTCCCCTCCCCTTGGGGGCCAGAACTTACTTAGGAAAGCAAAAAACAGTTTGGGAGATAATATTGGATCCTACAGGTAAAAATTCCCTTATCTATATTATATCTTTTCCCTTTCAAGCTTAAAACGATTTTGTCTTAACATGGTTTCAAAAGGCATGTCATATAATGATGCATTTCAGCTTGTGAATGTACGAGTAGGCCCAACTCTTAACTCATAAGTGGACTAGGATAAAGAATCTTTTAGAAAAGGTCCTCCTACTGAAAAATAGGAGGTtagctaaaattattttataaagaacacaataacctagatagtaataaaaaaaatgtagtagtAATATTAACATGTAAACACAAACGCACATGCACTTGCACAGGCATAGATAGAGAAAAGAGTGGTCAATTCTTTATATTGCAGCCAACACTGGCAAAGAAATCATCCCTTTGAAAGCCTTTTTTTTAAGAGGAGGAGAAGCAAAACCATTCATTCATTCATGGTTTTTCATTTAGAACTGTTTATAGAACTTTGTGTGTGCAGCCTCCTCCCGTGCTTTCTTTCAAACTATTCCTACActtcataatttatatatttttcccaacttatttattgaaattatatatGAGTGAAACATCTTTATGCCCCTTAGCAACATTATCTAAACTTATTTCCAGGTCACTGAAccaattgattttatttaggTATTCTGATACTCAAGAAGATGTTAAGATGGCGTGTCCAGTCTGTCGTGGAACTTGCACCTGTAAGGATTGTTCAGCTAATCAATCTAAAGACAGAGAAAGTAAGGTCTGACATCAAAGTTGGCTGATAGGTGAATTATGCATGCTTGTTTCAATTTTGAGTGCTGATTCTTCAATTTCTGTATATGCATTGTTTCAGGATTCTTTAGGGGAGGAAAATAACGCCGAAAAAATACTGCGTTTCCATTATTTGATCTGTATGCTTCTTCCTGTATTAAAACGAATGAACCACGACCGGAGTGTTGAGCTTGAAACAGAGGCAATAACAAATGGTAGTGACAATGATTCTCCACTTATTGATGTTTTGTGCCTCACCTTATAATCATTTTCTGATGTATCTGTGTGCAACAGGGAAGAAAACTTCCGAAGTTCATATCAAGGAGTCTGAATTTGGCTGCAATGAGCAAAATTGCTGGTATGTTATATTCTTCTTGAAAGTTTTGGTATCATTGATGGAATTTGACTAATTTGTCTTTTGTTGTCTGTCTTTTGCATGATATGACTTGGGGCACAGCAATAACTGCAAAACTTCTATTGTGGATCTCCATAGAAGCTGTCCAAATTGTTCATATAATCTCTGTTTAGGTTGTTGTAAGGATTTTTGTCGTGGGAGCTTCACTGGAAGAATTGACACATTTATTTCAAAGAACTCAAATGGAAGGAAAGCTTGTATATCTGGTGACGAGCAACTTTCACTGAAGAAGCTGGCCAAGCAAAATTCTGGTACATTCCTTTCCTCATCTGCTTCAGTGTCTGACTGGAAAGCTTGTAATGCTAATGGTAGGATATCCTGTCCTCCTGCGGAATTTGGTGGTTGTGGTGATAGCTTCCTTGATTTGAGATGTGTTTTTTCCTTGAGTTGGATCAAAGAGCTGGAAGTAAGTGCTGAAGAAATAGTTTGCAGCTATGAGGTTCCAGAAGCTTTTGACACATCTTCACGCTGCTCAGTATGTCTTGACATAGATCATAAAGCCGATGGAATTGAGCATTTGCAAGAAGCAGCTGCAAGAGAAGATTCTGTTGACAATTATCTGTATTACCCCACACTTCTGGACATTCACAATGATAAGCTTGAACACTTTCAGAAACATTGGGGTAGAGGCCATCCTGTAATAGTTCGTAACGTGCTTCAGTCTGCATCAGATTTGAACTGGGATCCAGTAGTCATGTTCTGCACTTATCTTGAGCAAAGCATTGCCAgatatgagaataataaagatTTTCTCGAAGCTACCAATTGCTTGGATTGGTGCGAGGTCAGTGTATTCCCATTAAAATATATGCCATGTTAGAATGTGATATACTTTTTTGCATTCATGTTAAAATTGTTAGGATGAAATCATGGTTCTTATTCATAGTTTTTGTTTGCTTCATGTATCCTGATTTTGTCATGGCAGGTAGAAATTGGTATCAGGCAGTATTTTATGGGTTCTCTGAATGGGCAAACACATAAGAATACGTGGCAAGAGAAGTTTAAATTGAAGGGTTGGCTTTCTTCGCATTTATTTCAAGAACAATTTCCATCTCATTATGCTCAAATAATCCACTCTTTACCACTTCAAGAATATATGAATCCTATATCTGGTCTTCTAAATTTAGCTGCGAAGTTGCCTCAGGAAATCCCAAAGCCGGACCTAGGTCCATGTGTCTATATTTCCTATGGCTATGCTGAGGAACATGTACAGGCTGATTCCGTGGCAAAACTATGCTATGACTCGTATGATGTGGTATGCCTAGTTCTTTCTCCCAGCATTGTGATCAAATTTACTATTCATCTCTTGAATTTTggatttatgcattttttttggggtcaaaacCACTCTATTTTactcaattgaaaaagaaatgctCTGTTTCTTACTTAATTGACAATTTTTAACCTCCCCCACCCCCACCTCTTTTCctgaaggaaaaagaaaacctatCATTTATGGATGATCAGATTTCCATTATCTTTGCCATAatgtgtgttatatatatatgctgaTCAAAGATTTTAGTTGAAGTTCTCATCCTTTTGAGAATAAGCTTCAGTTGAAACATGCATGCTCTTTAGTATGACCTTCCTTATTCTCTCTGCAGGTTCCTTGTGCTATAATGTGACAATGTCCAATAGTTCATGTAACCAAGCCATGATGTGTTCAGTGGTGCCCTTATC
The sequence above is drawn from the Castanea sativa cultivar Marrone di Chiusa Pesio chromosome 5, ASM4071231v1 genome and encodes:
- the LOC142636116 gene encoding lysine-specific demethylase JMJ28 isoform X2 — protein: MEEEEALADHLRCSRTDGRQWRCKRRVMENMKLCEIHYLQGRHRQYKEKVPESLKLQRKKKSKKSQGGKETTASSEFGIRVERVKMKRKVKKPSRVSGSEAALLDETLRKMRSKKKGNLQLELIRMVLKRDLEKKKKNNKKKKNKKSEFSSVKMKKNMKTKQNEIELEDNSEEEEEELTRQLPNGVMAISPVPSPSPRNFNNVDGNCDVKVGVENGVVRRRCFRSKNIEPLPFGTMQLMPCGRNVAESRRGKRKRRCHWCRRSGSLSLVSCSSCQKEFFCADCIKERYSDTQEDVKMACPVCRGTCTCKDCSANQSKDRESKDSLGEENNAEKILRFHYLICMLLPVLKRMNHDRSVELETEAITNGKKTSEVHIKESEFGCNEQNCCNNCKTSIVDLHRSCPNCSYNLCLGCCKDFCRGSFTGRIDTFISKNSNGRKACISGDEQLSLKKLAKQNSGTFLSSSASVSDWKACNANGRISCPPAEFGGCGDSFLDLRCVFSLSWIKELEVSAEEIVCSYEVPEAFDTSSRCSVCLDIDHKADGIEHLQEAAAREDSVDNYLYYPTLLDIHNDKLEHFQKHWGRGHPVIVRNVLQSASDLNWDPVVMFCTYLEQSIARYENNKDFLEATNCLDWCEVEIGIRQYFMGSLNGQTHKNTWQEKFKLKGWLSSHLFQEQFPSHYAQIIHSLPLQEYMNPISGLLNLAAKLPQEIPKPDLGPCVYISYGYAEEHVQADSVAKLCYDSYDVVNILAHTTDAPISAEQLSKIRKLLKKHNSQCQRESSRTTDQIKANKVNKKLSNGENIEDSGLQNMIGEEMHLRKRVARVSCFSPASHEECVRSLKNSKMSEDEGYDSDSDFDTEASLSSNGPVLSSRTSDKRKLGNHSQNSNSYRKKLLSESPGAQWDVFRRQDVPKLIEYLQRHTNEFSHMSGLHKHVVHPILDQSVFLDTTHKMRLKEEFGIEPWTFEQRIGEAVIIPAGCPYQIRNPKSCVHVVLDFVSPENVTECIHLIDEVRLLPEDHKAKVDKLEVKKMALHGISAAVKEIRDLTCTMGIKLQSPQENEY
- the LOC142636116 gene encoding lysine-specific demethylase JMJ28 isoform X1 gives rise to the protein MEEEEALADHLRCSRTDGRQWRCKRRVMENMKLCEIHYLQGRHRQYKEKVPESLKLQRKKKSKKSQGGKETTASSEFGIRVERVKMKRKVKKPSRVSGSEAALLDETLRKMRSKKKGNLQLELIRMVLKRDLEKKKKNNKKKKNKKSEFSSVKMKKNMKTKQNEIELEDNSEEEEEELTRQLPNGVMAISPVPSPSPRNFNNVDGNCDVKVGVENGVVRRRCFRSKNIEPLPFGTMQLMPCGRNVAESRRGKRKRRCHWCRRSGSLSLVSCSSCQKEFFCADCIKERYSDTQEDVKMACPVCRGTCTCKDCSANQSKDRESKDSLGEENNAEKILRFHYLICMLLPVLKRMNHDRSVELETEAITNGKKTSEVHIKESEFGCNEQNCCNNCKTSIVDLHRSCPNCSYNLCLGCCKDFCRGSFTGRIDTFISKNSNGRKACISGDEQLSLKKLAKQNSGTFLSSSASVSDWKACNANGRISCPPAEFGGCGDSFLDLRCVFSLSWIKELEVSAEEIVCSYEVPEAFDTSSRCSVCLDIDHKADGIEHLQEAAAREDSVDNYLYYPTLLDIHNDKLEHFQKHWGRGHPVIVRNVLQSASDLNWDPVVMFCTYLEQSIARYENNKDFLEATNCLDWCEVEIGIRQYFMGSLNGQTHKNTWQEKFKLKGWLSSHLFQEQFPSHYAQIIHSLPLQEYMNPISGLLNLAAKLPQEIPKPDLGPCVYISYGYAEEHVQADSVAKLCYDSYDVVNILAHTTDAPISAEQLSKIRKLLKKHNSQCQRESSRTTDQIKANKVNKKLSNGENIEDSGLQNMIGEEMHLRKRVARVSCFSPASHEECVRSLKNSKMSEDEGYDSDSDFDTEASLSSNGPVLSSRTSDKRKLGNHSQNSNSYRKKLLSESPGAQWDVFRRQDVPKLIEYLQRHTNEFSHMSGLHKHVVHPILDQSVFLDTTHKMRLKEEFGIEPWTFEQRIGEAVIIPAGCPYQIRNPKSCVHVVLDFVSPENVTECIHLIDEVRLLPEDHKAKVDKLEVKKMALHGISAAVKEIRDLTCTICVCVFLPPYAVSLDEQALETLKVFTFMSLICHIAPFTYLWSVNHIGL